A stretch of Gossypium arboreum chloroplast, complete genome DNA encodes these proteins:
- the ycf2 gene encoding Ycf2 produces MKGHQFKSWIFELREILREIKNSHYFLDSWTQFNSVGSFIHIFFHQERFIKLLDPRIWSILLSRNSQGSTSNRYFTIKGVVLFVVAVLIYRINNRNMVERKNLYLTGLLPIPMNSIGPRNDTLEESFGSSNINRLIVSLLYLPKGKKISESCFLDPKESTWVLPITKKCIMPESNRGSRWWRNWIGKKRDSSCKISNETVAGIEISFKEKDIKYLEFLFVYYMDDSIRKDHDWELFDRLSPSKRRNIINLNSGQLFEILVKDWICYLMFAFREKIPIEVEGFFKQQGAGSTIQSNDIEHVSHLFSRGKWAISLQNCAQFHMWQFRQDLFVSWGKNPHESDFLRNISRENWIWLDNVWLVNRDRFFSKVRNVSSNIQYDSTRSSFVQVTDSRQLKGSSDQSRDRFDSISNEDSEYHTLINQREIQQLKERSILWDPSFLQTERTEIESDRFPKCLSGYSSMSRLFTEREKRMNNHLLPEEIEEFLGNPTRSIRSFFSDRWSELHLGSNPTERSTRDQKLLKKEQDVSFVPSRRSENKEIVNIFKIITYLQNTVSIHPISSDPGCDMVPKDELGSSNKISFLNKNPFFDLFHLFHDQNRRGYTLHHDFESEERFQEMADLFTLSITEPDLVYYKGFAFSIDSYGLDQKQFLNEVFNSRDESKKKSLSALPPIFYEENESFYRRIRKKWVRISCGNDLEDPKPKIVVFASNNIMEAVNQDRLIRNLIQIQYSTYGYIRNVLNRFIKKNRSDRNFEYGIQRDQIGNDTLNHRTIMKYTINQHLSNLKKSQKKWFDPLILISRTERSMNRDPNAYRYKWSNGSKNFQEHLEHFVSEQKSRFQVVFDRLRINQYSIDWSEVIDKKDLSKSLRFFLSKLLLFLSKLLLFLSNSLPFFFVSFGNIPIHRSEIHIYELKGPNDQLCNQLLESIGLQIVHLKKLKPFLLDDHNTSQKPKFLINGGTISPFLVNKIPKWMIDSFHTRNNRRKSFDNMDSYFSMISHDQDNWLNPVKPFHRSSLISSFYKANRLRFLNNPHHFCFYCNKRFPFYVEKARINNYDFTYGQFLNILFIRNKIFSLCGGKKKHAFLGRDTISPSPIESQVSNIFISNDFPQSGDERYNLYKSFQFAIRSDPLVRRAIYSIADISGTPLTEGQIVNFERTYCQPLSDMNPSDSEEKNLHQYLNFNSNMGLIHTPCSEKYLPSEKRKKRSLCLKKCVEKGWMYRTFQRDSAFSTLSKRNLFQTYMPWFLTSTGYKYLNLIFLDTFSDLLPILSSSQKFVSIFHDIMHGSDISWRILQKKLCLPQWNLISEISSKCLHNFLLSEEMIHRNNESPLISTHLRSPNVQEFLYSILFLLLVAGYLVRTHLLFVSRAYSELQTEFEKVKSLMIPSYMIELRKLLDRYPTSELNSFWLKNLFLVALEQLGDSLEEIRGSAFGGNMLWGGGPAYGVKSIRSKKKYLNINLIDIIDLISIIPNPINRIIFSRNTRHLSHTSKEIYSLIRKRKNVSGDWIDEKIESWVANSDSIDDKEREFLVQFSTLTTEKRIDQILLSLTHSDHLSKNDSGYQMIEQPGPIYLRYLVDIHKKYLMNYEFNTSCLAERRIFLAHYQTITYSQTSCGANSFHFPSRGKPFSLRLALSPSRGILVIGSIGTGRSYLFKYLATNSYVPFITVFLNKFLDNKLKGFLIDDIDIDDSDDIDASDDIDASDAIDDSDAIDRDLDTELELLTMMNALTMDMMSEIDRFYITLQFELAKAMSPCIIWIPNIHDLDVNEANYLSLGLLVNYLSKDCERCSTRNILVIASTHIPQKVDPTLIAPNKLNTCIKIRRLLIPQQRKHFFTLSYTRGFHLEKKMFHTNGFGSITVGSNARDLVALTNEALSISITQKKSIIDTNTIRSALHRQTWDLRSQVRSVQDHGILFYQIGRAVVQNVLLSNCPLDPISIYMKKKSCNEGDSYLYKWYFELGTSMKKLTILLYLLSCSAGSVAQDLWSLPGPDEKNGITSYGFVENDSDLVHGLLEVEGALVGSSRTEKDCGQFDNDRVTLLLRSEPGNPLYMMQNGSCSIVDQRNLYEKYESEFEEGEGEGVLDPQQIEEDLFNHIVWAPRIWRPWGFLFDCIERPNELGFPYWAGSFRGKRIIYDEKDELQENDSAFLQSGTMQYQARDRSSKEQGFFRISQFIWDPADPLFFLFKDQPFVSVFSHREFFADEEMSKGLLTSQTDPPTSIYKRWFIKNTQEKHFELLIHRQRWLRTNSSLSNGFFRSNTPSESYQYLSNLFLSNGRLLDQMTKTLLRKRWLFPDEMKIGFM; encoded by the coding sequence ATGAAAGGACATCAATTCAAATCCTGGATTTTCGAATTGAGAGAGATATTGAGAGAGATCAAGAATTCTCACTATTTCTTAGATTCATGGACCCAATTCAATTCAGTGGGATCTTTCATTCACATTTTTTTCCACCAAGAACGTTTTATAAAACTCTTGGACCCCCGAATTTGGAGTATCCTACTTTCACGCAATTCACAGGGTTCAACAAGCAATCGATATTTCACGATCAAGGGTGTAGTACTATTTGTAGTAGCGGTCCTTATATATCGTATTAACAATCGAAATATGGTCGAAAGAAAAAATCTCTATTTGACAGGGCTTCTTCCTATACCTATGAATTCCATTGGACCCAGAAATGATACATTGGAAGAATCTTTTGGGTCTTCCAATATCAATAGGTTGATTGTTTCGCTCCTGTATCTTCCAAAAGGAAAAAAGATCTCTGAGAGCTGTTTCCTGGATCCGAAAGAGAGTACTTGGGTTCTCCCAATAACTAAAAAGTGTATCATGCCTGAATCTAACCGGGGTTCGCGGTGGTGGAGGAACTGGATCGGAAAAAAGAGGGATTCTAGTTGTAAGATATCTAATGAAACCGTCGCTGGAATTGAGATCTCATTCAAAGAGAAAGATATCAAATATCTGGAGTTTCTTTTTGTATATTATATGGATGATTCGATCCGCAAGGACCATGATTGGGAATTGTTTGATCGTCTTTCTCCGAGTAAGAGGCGAAACATAATCAACTTGAACTCGGGACAGCTATTCGAAATCTTAGTGAAAGACTGGATTTGTTATCTCATGTTTGCTTTTCGTGAAAAAATACCAATTGAAGTGGAGGGTTTCTTCAAACAACAAGGAGCTGGGTCAACTATTCAATCAAATGATATTGAGCATGTTTCCCATCTCTTCTCGAGAGGCAAGTGGGCTATTTCTTTGCAAAATTGTGCTCAATTTCATATGTGGCAATTCCGCCAAGATCTCTTCGTTAGTTGGGGGAAGAATCCACACGAATCGGATTTTTTGAGGAACATATCGAGAGAGAATTGGATTTGGTTAGACAATGTATGGTTGGTAAACAGGGATCGATTTTTTAGCAAGGTACGGAATGTATCGTCAAATATTCAATATGATTCCACAAGATCTAGTTTCGTTCAAGTAACGGATTCTCGCCAATTGAAAGGATCTTCTGATCAATCCAGAGATCGTTTCGATTCCATTAGTAATGAGGATTCGGAATATCACACATTGATCAATCAAAGAGAGATTCAACAACTAAAAGAAAGATCGATTCTTTGGGATCCTTCCTTTCTTCAAACGGAACGAACGGAGATAGAATCAGACCGATTCCCTAAGTGCCTTTCTGGATATTCCTCAATGTCCCGGCTATTCACGGAACGTGAGAAGCGGATGAATAATCATCTGCTTCCGGAAGAAATCGAAGAATTTCTTGGGAATCCTACAAGATCCATTCGTTCTTTTTTCTCTGATAGATGGTCAGAACTTCATCTGGGTTCGAACCCTACTGAGAGGTCCACTAGAGATCAGAAATTGTTGAAGAAAGAACAAGATGTTTCTTTTGTCCCTTCCAGGCGATCGGAAAATAAAGAAATAGTTAATATATTCAAGATAATTACGTATTTACAAAATACCGTCTCAATTCATCCTATTTCATCAGATCCGGGATGTGATATGGTTCCGAAGGATGAACTGGGCAGTTCCAATAAGATTTCATTCTTGAACAAAAATCCATTTTTTGATTTATTTCATCTATTCCATGACCAGAACAGGAGGGGATACACGTTACACCACGATTTTGAATCAGAAGAGAGATTTCAAGAAATGGCAGATCTATTCACTCTATCAATAACCGAGCCGGATCTGGTGTATTATAAGGGATTTGCCTTTTCTATTGATTCCTACGGATTGGATCAAAAACAATTCTTGAATGAGGTATTCAACTCCAGGGATGAATCGAAAAAGAAATCTTTATCGGCTCTACCTCCTATTTTTTATGAAGAAAATGAATCTTTTTATCGAAGGATCAGAAAAAAATGGGTCCGGATCTCCTGCGGGAATGATTTGGAAGATCCAAAACCAAAAATAGTGGTATTTGCTAGCAACAACATAATGGAGGCAGTCAATCAAGATAGATTGATCCGAAATCTGATTCAAATCCAATATAGCACCTATGGGTACATAAGAAATGTATTGAATCGATTCATTAAAAAGAATCGATCCGATCGCAACTTCGAATATGGAATTCAAAGGGATCAAATAGGAAATGATACTCTGAATCATAGAACTATAATGAAATATACGATCAACCAACATTTATCGAATTTGAAAAAGAGTCAGAAGAAATGGTTCGATCCTCTTATTTTGATTTCTCGGACCGAGAGATCCATGAATCGGGATCCTAATGCATATAGATACAAATGGTCCAATGGGAGCAAGAATTTCCAGGAGCATTTGGAACATTTCGTTTCTGAGCAGAAGAGCCGTTTTCAAGTAGTGTTCGATCGATTACGTATTAATCAATATTCGATTGATTGGTCTGAGGTTATCGACAAAAAAGATTTGTCTAAGTCACTTCGTTTCTTTTTGTCCAAGTTACTTCTCTTTTTGTCCAAGTTGCTTCTCTTTTTGTCTAACTCACTTCCTTTTTTCTTTGTGAGTTTCGGGAATATCCCCATTCATAGGTCTGAGATCCACATCTATGAATTGAAAGGTCCGAATGATCAACTTTGCAATCAGTTGTTAGAATCAATAGGTCTTCAAATCGTTCATTTGAAAAAATTGAAACCTTTCTTATTGGATGATCATAATACTTCTCAAAAACCGAAATTCTTGATCAATGGAGGAACAATATCACCATTTTTGGTCAATAAGATACCAAAGTGGATGATTGACTCATTCCATACTAGAAATAATCGCAGGAAATCTTTTGATAACATGGATTCCTATTTCTCAATGATATCCCACGATCAAGACAATTGGCTGAATCCCGTGAAACCATTTCATAGAAGTTCATTGATATCTTCTTTTTATAAAGCAAATCGACTTCGATTCTTGAATAATCCACATCACTTCTGCTTCTATTGTAACAAAAGATTCCCTTTTTATGTGGAAAAGGCCCGTATCAATAATTATGATTTTACGTATGGACAATTCCTCAATATCTTGTTCATTCGCAACAAAATATTTTCTTTGTGCGGTGGTAAAAAAAAACATGCTTTTTTGGGGAGAGATACTATTTCACCTTCACCAATCGAGTCGCAGGTATCTAACATATTCATATCTAATGATTTTCCACAAAGTGGTGACGAAAGGTATAACTTGTACAAATCTTTCCAGTTTGCAATTCGATCCGATCCATTAGTTCGTAGAGCTATTTACTCGATTGCAGACATTTCTGGAACACCTCTAACAGAGGGACAAATAGTCAATTTTGAAAGAACTTATTGTCAACCTCTTTCAGATATGAATCCATCTGATTCAGAAGAGAAGAACTTGCATCAGTATCTCAATTTCAATTCAAACATGGGTTTGATTCACACTCCATGTTCTGAGAAATATTTACCATCCGAAAAGCGGAAAAAACGGAGTCTTTGTCTAAAGAAATGCGTTGAGAAAGGGTGGATGTATAGAACCTTTCAACGAGATAGTGCTTTTTCAACTCTCTCAAAACGGAATCTATTCCAAACATATATGCCATGGTTCCTTACTTCGACAGGGTACAAATATCTAAATTTGATATTTTTAGATACTTTTTCAGACCTATTGCCGATACTAAGTAGCAGTCAAAAATTTGTATCCATTTTTCATGATATTATGCATGGATCAGATATATCATGGCGAATTCTTCAGAAAAAATTGTGTCTTCCACAATGGAATCTGATAAGTGAGATTTCGAGTAAGTGTTTACATAATTTTCTTCTGTCCGAAGAAATGATTCATCGAAATAATGAGTCACCATTGATATCGACACATCTGAGATCGCCAAATGTTCAGGAGTTCCTCTATTCAATCCTTTTCCTTCTTCTTGTTGCTGGATATCTCGTTCGTACACATCTTCTCTTTGTTTCCCGAGCCTATAGTGAGTTACAGACAGAGTTCGAAAAGGTCAAATCTTTGATGATTCCATCATACATGATTGAGTTGCGAAAACTTCTGGATAGGTATCCTACATCTGAACTGAATTCTTTCTGGTTAAAGAATCTCTTTCTAGTTGCTCTGGAACAATTAGGAGATTCTCTAGAAGAAATACGGGGTTCTGCTTTTGGCGGCAACATGCTATGGGGTGGTGGTCCCGCTTATGGGGTCAAATCAATACGTTCTAAGAAGAAATATTTGAATATCAATCTCATCGATATCATCGATCTCATAAGTATCATACCAAATCCCATCAATCGAATCATTTTTTCGAGAAATACGAGACATCTAAGTCATACAAGTAAAGAGATCTATTCATTGATAAGAAAAAGAAAAAACGTGAGCGGTGATTGGATTGATGAGAAAATAGAATCCTGGGTCGCGAACAGTGATTCGATTGATGATAAAGAAAGAGAATTCTTGGTTCAGTTCTCCACCTTAACGACAGAAAAAAGGATTGATCAAATTCTATTGAGTCTGACTCATAGTGATCATTTATCAAAGAATGACTCTGGTTATCAAATGATTGAACAACCGGGACCAATTTACTTACGATACTTAGTTGACATTCATAAAAAGTATCTAATGAATTATGAGTTCAATACATCCTGTTTAGCAGAAAGGCGGATATTCCTTGCTCATTATCAGACAATCACTTATTCACAAACTTCGTGTGGGGCTAATAGTTTTCATTTCCCGTCTCGTGGAAAACCCTTTTCGCTCCGCTTAGCCCTATCTCCCTCTAGGGGTATTTTAGTGATAGGTTCTATAGGAACCGGACGATCCTATTTGTTCAAATACCTAGCGACAAACTCCTATGTTCCTTTCATTACAGTATTTCTGAACAAGTTCCTGGATAACAAGCTTAAAGGTTTTCTTATTGATGATATCGATATTGATGATAGTGACGATATTGATGCTAGTGACGATATTGATGCTAGTGACGCTATTGATGATAGTGACGCTATTGATCGTGACCTTGATACGGAGCTGGAGCTTCTAACTATGATGAATGCGTTAACTATGGATATGATGTCGGAAATAGACCGATTTTATATCACCCTTCAATTCGAACTAGCAAAAGCAATGTCTCCTTGCATAATATGGATTCCAAACATTCATGATCTGGATGTGAATGAGGCGAATTACTTATCCCTCGGTCTATTAGTGAACTATCTCTCCAAGGATTGTGAAAGATGTTCCACTAGAAATATTCTTGTTATTGCTTCGACTCATATTCCCCAAAAAGTGGATCCCACTCTAATAGCCCCGAATAAATTAAATACATGTATTAAGATACGAAGGCTTCTTATTCCACAACAACGAAAGCACTTTTTCACTCTTTCATATACTAGGGGATTTCACTTGGAAAAGAAAATGTTCCATACTAATGGATTCGGGTCCATAACCGTGGGTTCCAATGCACGAGATCTTGTAGCACTTACCAATGAGGCCCTATCGATTAGTATTACACAGAAGAAATCAATTATAGACACTAATACAATTAGATCTGCTCTTCATAGACAAACTTGGGATTTGCGATCCCAGGTAAGATCGGTTCAGGATCATGGGATCCTTTTCTATCAGATAGGAAGGGCTGTTGTACAAAATGTACTTCTAAGTAATTGCCCCTTAGATCCTATATCTATCTATATGAAGAAGAAATCATGTAACGAAGGGGATTCTTATTTGTACAAATGGTACTTCGAGCTTGGAACGAGCATGAAGAAATTAACGATACTTCTTTATCTTTTGAGTTGTTCTGCCGGATCGGTCGCTCAAGACCTTTGGTCTCTACCCGGACCCGATGAAAAAAATGGGATCACTTCTTATGGGTTCGTTGAGAATGATTCTGATCTAGTTCATGGCCTATTAGAAGTAGAAGGCGCTCTGGTGGGATCCTCACGGACAGAAAAAGATTGCGGTCAGTTTGATAATGATCGAGTGACATTGCTTCTTCGGTCCGAGCCGGGGAATCCCTTATATATGATGCAAAATGGATCTTGTTCTATCGTTGATCAGAGAAATCTCTATGAAAAATACGAATCGGAGTTTGAAGAAGGGGAAGGAGAAGGAGTACTCGACCCGCAACAGATAGAGGAGGATTTATTCAATCACATAGTTTGGGCTCCTAGGATATGGCGCCCTTGGGGCTTTCTATTTGATTGTATCGAAAGGCCAAATGAATTGGGATTTCCCTATTGGGCCGGGTCATTTCGGGGCAAGCGGATCATTTATGATGAAAAGGATGAGCTTCAAGAGAATGATTCGGCGTTCTTGCAGAGTGGAACCATGCAGTACCAGGCACGAGATAGATCTTCCAAAGAACAAGGCTTTTTTCGAATAAGCCAATTCATTTGGGATCCTGCGGATCCACTCTTTTTCCTATTCAAAGATCAGCCCTTTGTCTCTGTGTTTTCACACCGAGAATTCTTTGCAGATGAAGAGATGTCAAAGGGGCTTCTTACTTCCCAAACAGATCCTCCTACATCTATATATAAACGCTGGTTTATCAAGAATACGCAAGAAAAGCACTTCGAATTATTGATTCATCGCCAGAGATGGCTTAGAACCAATAGTTCATTATCTAATGGATTTTTCCGTTCTAATACTCCATCCGAGAGTTATCAGTATTTATCAAATCTGTTCCTATCTAACGGAAGACTATTGGATCAAATGACAAAGACATTGTTGAGAAAAAGATGGCTTTTCCCGGATGAAATGAAAATTGGATTCATGTAA
- the rpl23 gene encoding ribosomal protein L23 yields MDGIKYVVVTDKSIRLLVKNQYTSNVESGSTRTEIKHWVELFFGVKVIAMNSHRLPGKGRRMGPIMGHTMHYRRMIITLQPGYSIPPLRTKRT; encoded by the coding sequence ATGGATGGAATCAAATATGTAGTAGTTACAGACAAAAGTATTCGGTTATTGGTGAAAAATCAATATACTTCTAATGTCGAATCAGGATCAACTAGGACAGAAATAAAGCATTGGGTCGAACTCTTCTTTGGTGTCAAGGTAATAGCTATGAATAGTCATCGACTCCCCGGAAAGGGTAGAAGAATGGGACCTATTATGGGACATACAATGCATTACAGGCGTATGATCATTACGCTTCAACCGGGTTATTCTATTCC